One genomic window of Pseudanabaenaceae cyanobacterium SKYG29 includes the following:
- a CDS encoding type II secretion system F family protein — MAKFKAKLKDPAGKSVSQTIEAESPAKAREIWRQKGFTVIEISAVKTGFNFQKISLANVTTKDKALFSRQLATLVNAGVSMVRGLGVMTDQATNPKLKAALKEILADVEQGTNFSDALRKHPDIFDRLYVAMVQAGEAGGVLDDVLNRLAKLLEDAARLENQIKSAMTYPTVVTIIAVLIFVGMCKFIIPVFDGIFKELGSELPAFTQFLVNISNFLNSWMFWLIPVGIFLLIAGYKMFYATPFGRLFMDKLFLKLPVFGDLVVKTAVARFSRTFGSLSRAGVPILTSLEITGETAGNVVIENALAAAKEEVKEGGQITPAIERQKVFPAMALQMLAIGEETGELDKMLMKIADFYENEVEEAVKALTSIMEPFMILFLGGMVGSILAGMYLPIFKIMNEIK; from the coding sequence ATGGCGAAGTTCAAGGCAAAGTTAAAAGACCCGGCTGGTAAATCTGTCTCCCAAACGATCGAAGCGGAATCCCCTGCTAAGGCGCGGGAGATATGGCGCCAGAAGGGTTTTACGGTAATAGAAATTTCGGCAGTCAAGACAGGATTTAACTTCCAAAAGATAAGTCTTGCTAATGTTACGACTAAGGACAAGGCTCTGTTTTCGCGTCAATTGGCTACGCTTGTAAACGCAGGGGTATCTATGGTGCGTGGCTTGGGAGTAATGACTGACCAGGCAACTAATCCTAAACTCAAGGCTGCACTAAAGGAAATTCTGGCTGATGTGGAACAGGGGACAAACTTCTCTGATGCTCTGCGCAAACACCCAGATATTTTCGATCGACTATACGTAGCAATGGTACAAGCAGGAGAAGCAGGGGGTGTGTTAGATGATGTACTCAACCGCCTAGCTAAACTTTTAGAAGATGCAGCTCGCTTAGAGAATCAGATCAAGTCGGCAATGACTTATCCCACAGTAGTGACAATCATTGCGGTGTTAATTTTTGTGGGGATGTGTAAATTTATCATCCCTGTATTTGATGGTATTTTCAAGGAATTAGGCAGTGAGTTACCCGCTTTCACCCAGTTTCTAGTGAACATCAGTAACTTCCTCAATAGCTGGATGTTCTGGCTAATTCCAGTTGGTATTTTCCTGTTAATTGCAGGTTATAAGATGTTCTATGCTACTCCTTTTGGCAGGCTGTTTATGGACAAGCTATTCTTGAAGTTGCCAGTATTTGGTGATCTGGTGGTGAAGACAGCTGTAGCCCGTTTTTCTCGTACATTTGGTTCCCTTTCTCGTGCAGGTGTGCCCATACTCACTTCTCTAGAAATCACAGGGGAAACAGCAGGTAACGTTGTGATTGAGAATGCCCTGGCAGCAGCAAAAGAGGAAGTCAAGGAAGGTGGACAGATTACGCCAGCAATTGAAAGACAGAAAGTATTTCCCGCTATGGCACTGCAAATGCTGGCTATTGGGGAAGAGACGGGCGAACTGGATAAGATGCTGATGAAGATTGCTGATTTCTATGAAAATGAAGTGGAGGAGGCAGTCAAGGCCCTGACCAGTATCATGGAGCCGTTTATGATTCTTTTCTTAGGGGGTATGGTAGGCTCCATTCTGGCAGGAATGTATTTACCCATCTTCAAGATCATGAATGAGATCAAGTAA
- the miaA gene encoding tRNA (adenosine(37)-N6)-dimethylallyltransferase MiaA, whose product MKEPGLIVIFGATATGKTELAIKLAHALHVPILNADSRQVYRYFDIGTAKPTLEERQDIPHYLIDIADPDQPITIADYQKQAYALIAELHHQGITPILVGGSGFYLRSITHGVAIPPVPPQPQLRQQLDQVDTALLYQLLHQIDPPRAQVLHPHDRFRLTRALEIFYTTGQLPSQLGQVNPPPFPIYPIGLLPPDTETYRKRIRQRVVKMLDRGWLEEIRYIQHKFGDHLPLLQTLGYREMRQYLAGKIDREEAIEEIVKRTLQTAKQQKTWFKSPENLLPHTKWIGTKTDCDLLDLIHDLEDG is encoded by the coding sequence ATGAAAGAACCAGGACTGATTGTCATCTTTGGTGCCACTGCCACGGGTAAAACAGAATTAGCCATCAAATTAGCCCACGCACTCCATGTCCCTATTCTCAACGCTGATTCCCGTCAGGTCTACCGCTACTTTGACATCGGCACTGCCAAACCAACCCTAGAGGAAAGACAGGACATACCTCACTATCTGATTGATATTGCTGACCCTGACCAGCCCATAACGATCGCTGATTACCAAAAACAGGCTTACGCTCTCATTGCTGAACTTCACCACCAGGGAATTACACCCATTCTCGTCGGTGGCTCTGGCTTTTATTTGCGATCGATTACCCACGGTGTTGCTATTCCCCCTGTACCCCCCCAACCCCAACTGCGTCAGCAACTAGACCAGGTGGATACTGCTCTTCTTTACCAACTCCTGCACCAGATTGACCCCCCTCGGGCACAAGTACTGCACCCTCACGATCGGTTTCGGCTCACCCGCGCTCTGGAAATTTTTTACACCACCGGACAGTTACCCTCCCAACTAGGACAGGTAAATCCACCGCCCTTCCCCATCTACCCTATTGGTCTCCTGCCTCCCGACACCGAAACCTACCGAAAACGCATTAGACAAAGAGTTGTCAAAATGCTCGATCGGGGCTGGCTAGAAGAAATCCGTTACATTCAGCATAAATTTGGTGATCACCTACCCCTCCTGCAAACCCTGGGCTATCGGGAAATGCGGCAGTATCTGGCAGGGAAAATCGACAGAGAGGAAGCGATCGAGGAGATAGTTAAACGTACACTGCAAACGGCAAAGCAGCAGAAAACCTGGTTCAAGTCCCCAGAAAATCTGCTGCCCCACACAAAATGGATAGGAACAAAAACAGATTGTGACTTACTTGATCTCATTCATGATCTTGAAGATGGGTAA
- a CDS encoding RecQ family ATP-dependent DNA helicase, protein MEWERVRARFREVWGYEDFRPPQGEVIANLLTKRDGLVILATGGGKSICFQLPALLQSGLTLVVSPLVALMEDQVQDLQRRNLPAATIHSNMTKNDRWQVLRNFSHWRLLYLSPETLFSPPVWERLCHPELKIAGIMLDEAHCLVQWGDTFRPAYRRLGALRPALLQQKGKEHPRIPIAAFTATADPDVQSELSSCLQLQDPHVILTPPYRKHLALHVEISWSPQGRRDRAIKYIRAQKGEVGLVYVRTRKDSEELAAWFNEQGLQCAYYHGGMIPRERRQIEKAWLDGIYTFVVCTSAFGVGINNPKTRWVLHFQSPLTIAEYVQEVGRAGRDGKAAQALMLVSEPTGLLDNTDRSRYQFFLDQQRKIVQKARQLLPRLPRQGTYEEVSRIDPEAPAALGLLHRAGKLVWHDPFHYEILSDTRSLPNVDETATLQMQKFITTKGCRWSFLMSVFGFVEEARTMRCGICDNCLRQKK, encoded by the coding sequence ATGGAGTGGGAGCGGGTTAGGGCTAGGTTCCGAGAGGTGTGGGGGTATGAAGATTTTCGGCCGCCCCAGGGGGAAGTGATTGCTAACCTACTGACAAAGCGGGATGGTTTAGTGATTTTGGCAACAGGGGGGGGTAAGTCTATTTGTTTTCAGTTACCTGCTCTTTTGCAGTCTGGTCTGACGTTGGTCGTTTCCCCTCTGGTAGCTTTGATGGAAGACCAAGTGCAGGATTTACAAAGACGGAATTTGCCTGCTGCCACTATCCACAGCAATATGACCAAAAACGATCGGTGGCAAGTTTTAAGGAACTTCTCCCATTGGCGATTACTTTATCTTTCCCCTGAGACCCTGTTTTCACCCCCTGTGTGGGAAAGGTTGTGTCATCCCGAATTAAAAATCGCCGGTATTATGCTAGACGAAGCTCACTGTTTAGTGCAGTGGGGGGACACATTTCGTCCTGCCTACAGAAGACTGGGAGCGCTACGACCGGCTTTGTTACAACAAAAAGGGAAAGAACACCCTCGGATTCCTATTGCTGCTTTCACGGCTACGGCTGACCCAGATGTTCAGTCTGAGCTATCATCTTGCCTACAATTACAAGACCCCCATGTTATTCTTACTCCTCCCTACCGCAAACATCTAGCCCTGCATGTGGAGATCAGTTGGAGTCCCCAGGGCAGAAGGGACCGAGCGATCAAATATATTCGTGCCCAAAAAGGGGAGGTGGGTCTGGTCTATGTGAGGACACGCAAAGATAGTGAAGAACTGGCAGCCTGGTTTAACGAACAGGGTTTGCAATGTGCCTACTACCACGGCGGCATGATTCCTAGGGAAAGAAGACAAATTGAGAAGGCATGGCTAGACGGCATTTATACTTTTGTCGTCTGTACATCCGCCTTTGGTGTGGGTATAAACAACCCTAAAACTCGCTGGGTGTTGCATTTTCAGTCGCCCCTAACGATCGCGGAATATGTACAAGAGGTAGGGAGAGCCGGGAGAGATGGCAAGGCAGCTCAGGCTTTGATGTTAGTCAGTGAGCCAACAGGACTGTTGGATAATACCGATCGGAGTCGTTATCAATTTTTCCTTGATCAACAACGCAAGATTGTCCAAAAAGCCCGTCAACTCTTACCTAGGCTCCCTCGCCAAGGTACCTATGAAGAAGTCAGTCGTATTGATCCAGAGGCCCCCGCTGCCTTGGGATTACTGCACAGAGCAGGTAAGCTAGTGTGGCACGACCCCTTTCACTATGAAATTCTCTCTGATACTCGCTCCCTACCCAACGTGGATGAGACTGCCACTCTGCAGATGCAAAAATTTATTACTACGAAAGGATGCCGCTGGTCGTTCTTGATGTCAGTGTTTGGTTTCGTGGAAGAAGCGAGAACTATGCGTTGTGGTATTTGTGATAACTGTCTCCGCCAGAAAAAATGA
- the mraY gene encoding phospho-N-acetylmuramoyl-pentapeptide-transferase, with product MEESTVNKPNLFTGRVISLSLFVVLAGVVVGQGFLLPPENRWGFWLPWALSLVGVIGSGTIVLPWLRQLKVGQVIREEGPQSHLPKAGTPTMGGIFVVPIALLVPVLWTGVASDVLGAALLTLAFMFVGWLDDWLILRYKSNKGISPRMKLGLLGIASVLFCLWAGGQGLSTTVGLPFDWSLSLGLSFWLLALFVLLGSSNATNLTDGLDGLAGGTGAIASLGLALLLYPEHSDLSVFCLSISAAYLGFLWHNHNPARVFMGDTGSLALGGALAAAAILGDKLWGLLILGLLFVWESLSTIFQVAYYKATKNAEGVGKRLFKMAPFHHHLELSGWSELQVVATFYGVGLLLLVVALVIETIDRG from the coding sequence ATGGAAGAGTCTACAGTTAACAAACCCAACTTGTTTACAGGCAGAGTTATTTCTCTGTCTTTATTTGTGGTCTTGGCTGGTGTGGTCGTCGGGCAGGGATTTCTCCTGCCCCCAGAGAACCGCTGGGGTTTCTGGCTGCCCTGGGCGTTGAGTCTGGTAGGGGTGATAGGCAGCGGCACGATCGTCTTACCCTGGCTGCGGCAACTCAAAGTGGGGCAAGTGATACGGGAAGAGGGGCCCCAAAGCCATTTGCCAAAAGCGGGTACACCAACGATGGGGGGAATTTTCGTGGTACCGATCGCTCTGCTTGTGCCTGTCCTCTGGACGGGGGTTGCCAGTGATGTCCTAGGGGCTGCTCTCTTGACTCTGGCTTTTATGTTTGTGGGTTGGTTGGATGATTGGCTAATTTTACGGTACAAGTCTAACAAGGGTATTTCGCCACGGATGAAGTTGGGGTTACTGGGGATTGCCTCGGTTCTGTTCTGCTTGTGGGCGGGTGGGCAAGGGTTGTCCACAACAGTTGGATTACCTTTTGACTGGTCTTTATCTTTGGGCCTGTCGTTTTGGTTGTTGGCTCTGTTCGTCTTGCTAGGCAGCAGTAATGCTACTAATTTGACCGATGGTTTGGATGGTTTGGCAGGGGGCACAGGAGCAATTGCCTCTTTAGGTCTGGCGTTATTACTGTATCCTGAACACTCTGACCTGTCTGTCTTTTGTCTATCTATCAGTGCTGCCTACTTGGGTTTTCTGTGGCACAATCACAATCCAGCGCGGGTATTTATGGGAGATACAGGTTCTCTGGCGTTGGGGGGTGCACTGGCAGCGGCGGCCATTTTAGGGGACAAACTCTGGGGTTTGCTGATTCTTGGTTTATTGTTTGTCTGGGAATCACTATCTACAATTTTTCAGGTGGCATACTACAAGGCGACGAAAAATGCAGAGGGAGTGGGTAAAAGGCTGTTTAAGATGGCTCCCTTTCATCATCACCTGGAGCTGAGTGGCTGGAGTGAGTTGCAGGTGGTAGCAACTTTCTATGGCGTTGGTTTATTGCTGTTAGTTGTAGCCTTGGTGATTGAAACGATCGATAGGGGCTAA
- a CDS encoding DUF3134 domain-containing protein, translated as MIYNPTLREEPRNRPAGILPKPQTESILDWLERTGRIAARTPEISVIYDEDIDELNEIIGDDTSYYDEEEEDLVSDLTGEEEEDLL; from the coding sequence ATGATTTACAACCCTACGTTGCGTGAAGAACCCCGTAATCGTCCTGCTGGTATTTTGCCCAAACCCCAAACGGAATCAATCCTAGATTGGCTGGAAAGGACGGGGCGTATTGCTGCTCGTACCCCAGAAATTAGTGTTATCTATGATGAAGATATTGATGAGTTGAATGAAATTATTGGCGATGACACCAGCTACTATGATGAGGAAGAGGAAGACTTGGTATCTGATTTGACAGGGGAAGAAGAGGAAGACTTGCTGTAA
- a CDS encoding DUF839 domain-containing protein, which produces MSDLSRRQLLAFFGVGVGTAVLSDVVGEQFLGASAQSVSGLKLTPVRLPSPLPIYRTTPSFLPTGFGGQGRTIEPSSDGRLDSYTVLDDVTVPPEFEYYTILTWGDRVFPNPEEYWGFNADFNGYIPINGNVDGWLVTNHEYIGYPFHPLAPATSADLNSPEFPDAFEPVVGFRLPRAASLSALPREDQLLIQGEFCYNQGFSVVRIRRNASGRFEPVNDPKNRRYHLLSGLAINAERTDQYRTVTSWGPRSYQKGDNNFLIGTGPAVRDVFEGVNADGLGNRIIGTGFNCSGGVTPWGTVLSCEENFQAGTPFFNGVQEDVRPNGTQVGYLNLTPNPATGTLFGLVGEKYGWVVEVDPNDPNFRARKHTALGRFRWENITVRAEAGKRLVTYMGCDRRGGRVYKFVSRGTVTNPTDKANSRLLEDGTLFTARFEPNGTGRWIPLTLDTPTDPIRPSELSAVPFASGLFSETATLNLGRTRLPRRAGIAGQTVDGGSFICERGASEEAAFVTGPTGYLGKRLRDFYPTLGAILVDAHLAGNLAGGTPTARPEDLEINPRNPREIFIAFTDCAPGSDGYPDSRIFNVAKLSEDPRAQQQSGALFKIIEDSEDGTGLTFRWERFQQGGEAGSYAGAGFANVDNLAFDDQGNIWGVTDMSTPTHNGFATGATRRENTINHNAVGDVSAFTGVFGNNFFFYIPVSGPNAGQLVPFGYGPPRSECTGPFFVGDTFILSVQHPGEDEPYSPPVTYTRTIPMLDLNGVVFNQTRTVTRGSTWPRKGGNVPRPAVIGIRRKNSTNPNGSFLG; this is translated from the coding sequence ATGTCCGACTTATCCCGCAGGCAGTTACTCGCGTTTTTTGGCGTGGGTGTAGGTACTGCTGTACTCTCTGATGTTGTGGGTGAACAATTTTTGGGTGCCTCTGCCCAATCGGTTAGCGGCTTGAAACTTACCCCTGTACGCCTACCCAGTCCCCTGCCTATTTATCGTACTACTCCTTCCTTCCTGCCTACAGGTTTTGGTGGACAAGGGCGCACGATCGAACCCTCCAGTGATGGTAGACTTGATAGCTACACTGTCCTCGATGATGTAACTGTTCCCCCTGAATTTGAGTATTACACTATTTTGACCTGGGGCGATCGGGTATTTCCCAACCCAGAAGAGTACTGGGGCTTCAATGCCGACTTCAATGGCTACATTCCCATCAACGGCAATGTCGACGGCTGGCTGGTAACTAATCATGAATATATTGGCTATCCCTTCCACCCCCTAGCGCCTGCTACCAGTGCTGACCTCAACTCCCCTGAATTTCCTGATGCCTTTGAACCAGTAGTAGGCTTCCGTCTGCCTAGGGCTGCCAGCCTGAGTGCTCTGCCGCGGGAAGATCAGTTGTTGATTCAAGGGGAATTTTGCTACAACCAAGGCTTCTCTGTAGTGCGCATTCGGCGCAATGCCAGCGGCAGATTTGAGCCTGTCAATGACCCCAAGAACCGGCGCTATCACCTGTTGTCGGGTCTAGCTATTAACGCAGAGCGCACTGACCAATACAGAACCGTCACTTCCTGGGGTCCCCGCAGCTACCAGAAGGGTGACAACAACTTCTTGATTGGTACTGGCCCTGCTGTGCGTGATGTATTTGAAGGGGTAAATGCCGACGGTTTGGGTAACCGTATCATTGGTACTGGTTTCAACTGCTCTGGTGGTGTTACACCTTGGGGCACGGTGTTGAGCTGCGAGGAAAACTTCCAGGCTGGTACACCCTTCTTCAACGGTGTGCAGGAAGATGTCCGTCCCAACGGTACGCAAGTGGGTTATCTCAACCTCACGCCTAACCCTGCTACTGGTACCCTGTTTGGTCTGGTGGGAGAAAAGTACGGTTGGGTAGTAGAAGTTGACCCCAATGATCCCAACTTCCGTGCCCGTAAGCACACTGCCCTGGGGCGTTTCCGCTGGGAAAACATTACTGTCCGCGCCGAAGCAGGTAAGCGACTGGTGACCTACATGGGGTGCGATCGCCGTGGTGGTCGTGTGTACAAGTTTGTCTCCCGCGGCACTGTTACCAATCCGACGGACAAAGCTAACAGCCGTCTGTTAGAAGATGGTACGCTCTTCACTGCCCGTTTTGAACCGAATGGTACTGGTCGTTGGATTCCTCTTACTTTAGACACTCCTACTGACCCCATCCGCCCTTCTGAGTTGTCCGCCGTACCTTTTGCTTCTGGTCTGTTTAGCGAAACCGCTACCCTGAACTTGGGGCGTACACGCCTACCCCGTCGGGCTGGTATTGCTGGTCAGACTGTAGACGGTGGTTCTTTCATCTGTGAGCGGGGTGCTTCGGAGGAGGCGGCTTTTGTCACTGGTCCTACGGGCTATCTGGGTAAGCGTCTACGGGATTTCTATCCCACACTGGGAGCTATCCTGGTAGATGCCCACCTGGCTGGTAACTTGGCTGGTGGTACTCCCACTGCTCGTCCTGAAGATTTGGAAATCAATCCTCGCAATCCACGGGAAATCTTTATTGCTTTTACCGATTGTGCTCCTGGTAGTGATGGCTACCCCGATTCCCGCATCTTTAACGTGGCTAAGTTGTCAGAAGACCCGCGGGCACAACAGCAATCTGGTGCTCTCTTCAAGATCATTGAAGATTCGGAAGATGGTACTGGTTTGACTTTCCGCTGGGAGCGTTTCCAACAAGGTGGTGAAGCAGGCTCCTATGCTGGCGCTGGTTTTGCCAATGTGGACAACCTAGCCTTTGATGACCAGGGCAACATTTGGGGTGTGACCGATATGTCTACTCCCACCCACAATGGCTTTGCTACTGGTGCCACTCGCCGTGAAAATACAATCAACCACAATGCGGTCGGTGATGTTTCTGCCTTTACGGGTGTATTTGGCAATAACTTCTTCTTCTACATCCCAGTTAGTGGTCCCAACGCAGGACAGCTAGTACCCTTCGGTTATGGTCCACCGCGGTCTGAGTGTACTGGTCCCTTCTTTGTCGGGGATACTTTCATTCTGTCTGTACAACACCCTGGGGAAGATGAACCCTACAGCCCGCCAGTGACCTACACTCGCACAATTCCCATGTTGGATTTGAATGGAGTAGTGTTTAACCAAACTCGTACTGTAACTCGCGGTAGCACCTGGCCGCGCAAGGGTGGCAATGTACCTCGTCCGGCGGTAATTGGTATCCGTCGTAAGAATAGTACTAATCCGAACGGCTCTTTCTTGGGCTAA
- a CDS encoding ion channel encodes MNLEEQLLSGQILKKENLSFVLLLITIIVLLSAAIVAEVEPSFTFPDALWWSIVTLTTVGYGDLAPKTLLGRLIAVVIMILGIGLLTTASITISAIVASTLINRRLKEEQGMNSYQFENHIIFCEWNYRVRSILLQFRSTPATKNTPIVLISDTERRPIEDRNLFFIRGGVTDETLQRANIQQASTVIILGDDRLDPEARDAKVVLSTLTVESLNPHVYTIVELSDQRYLQHCQRANADEIIVRSDLSAMLICQAALNHGISRLFNELLSPAIGNHTYITPVPPELVGKTVLESMPILKATRNSTLIGIQTATGEVLCNPDCDYCLHPQDHLVLIMKEFQSPGGHNL; translated from the coding sequence ATGAATTTAGAGGAACAGCTGCTGTCGGGGCAAATTCTCAAAAAAGAAAACCTCTCCTTTGTCTTGCTCCTAATTACGATAATTGTGCTGCTCAGCGCAGCCATTGTGGCAGAGGTAGAACCTAGTTTTACTTTTCCCGATGCCCTCTGGTGGAGTATTGTCACTTTAACAACCGTCGGTTATGGCGATCTAGCGCCCAAAACTCTACTAGGTCGCTTAATTGCCGTGGTCATTATGATCTTGGGCATTGGGTTGCTCACAACTGCTAGTATTACCATCAGCGCTATTGTGGCTAGCACCCTTATCAATCGTCGCCTCAAGGAAGAACAGGGGATGAACTCCTACCAGTTTGAAAATCACATCATCTTTTGTGAATGGAACTACCGTGTCCGTTCTATTCTCCTGCAATTCCGCAGTACCCCCGCCACCAAAAATACCCCCATTGTCCTTATCTCCGATACAGAACGGCGACCGATCGAAGACCGTAATCTCTTCTTTATTCGGGGGGGAGTGACGGATGAAACCCTGCAGAGGGCAAACATCCAGCAAGCCAGTACTGTCATTATCCTGGGCGACGATCGCCTCGACCCTGAAGCCAGAGATGCCAAAGTTGTTCTCTCTACCCTGACGGTGGAAAGCTTGAACCCGCATGTCTATACGATCGTGGAACTCTCCGATCAGCGCTACCTACAGCATTGCCAGCGCGCCAACGCCGATGAAATCATCGTTAGAAGTGACCTAAGTGCCATGCTCATCTGTCAAGCCGCCCTCAATCATGGCATCAGCAGACTGTTTAATGAACTTCTCTCCCCCGCCATTGGCAATCATACCTATATCACTCCCGTTCCTCCTGAACTAGTGGGTAAAACAGTTTTAGAATCTATGCCCATTTTGAAAGCCACTCGTAACAGTACCCTCATTGGTATTCAAACTGCTACAGGGGAAGTCCTCTGCAACCCTGACTGTGATTACTGCTTGCACCCCCAAGACCACCTAGTCTTAATTATGAAGGAATTCCAAAGCCCTGGCGGACATAACCTCTAG
- a CDS encoding four-carbon acid sugar kinase family protein, which yields MVRPLVIVLDDDPTGCQTVHSCLLLTQWDKETLRLGVKDNSPLFFVLTNTRAVPPDRAAAITRSVCQNLREVLREEGVERFLIVSRSDSTLRGHYPIETDVIAAELGTFDAHFLVPAFFEGGRFTENSVHYLMVDGVPTPTHLTEFAKDSVFGYSTSYLPAYVEEKTKGRIKAEQVVRFLLEDVRAGLQDKLRQLQGNVCVVVDAKEQSDLDRFAQDVLTVSAEGKRFLFRSAASLLTALAQLPPQPIAPEEMGRHVNSTGVILVGSHVKKTTTQLAALLELNSVQPIPVQVERLLHNEFASLQQEVLEKVQTSLQQGLTPVIFTSRQEITFTDLAARLAFGERVSDLLMAIVANLPPGIGFLISKGGITSNDVLSKGLALRAVRLLGQILPGVSVVRTDSHHPRFPNLPVVLFPGNVGDRDSLVTVYQRLSGRSDPPNSQDRETPGQ from the coding sequence ATGGTACGCCCTCTAGTTATTGTGTTGGATGATGACCCCACAGGTTGCCAAACTGTCCACAGTTGCCTATTACTGACCCAGTGGGATAAAGAAACCCTCAGACTGGGTGTCAAGGATAACTCCCCTCTATTTTTTGTCTTGACCAATACGCGGGCAGTGCCCCCCGATCGGGCGGCTGCTATCACCAGGTCGGTCTGTCAAAACTTGCGGGAGGTGCTGCGGGAAGAGGGAGTAGAGCGGTTTCTAATTGTCAGCCGATCGGATTCCACCTTGCGGGGACATTACCCCATTGAAACGGATGTGATAGCAGCGGAGTTGGGAACCTTTGATGCCCATTTCTTAGTACCTGCCTTTTTTGAGGGGGGGAGATTTACAGAAAATAGTGTGCACTACCTGATGGTTGACGGTGTACCTACACCTACCCATTTGACGGAGTTTGCCAAGGATTCAGTGTTTGGTTATTCCACCAGCTATTTACCTGCCTACGTGGAGGAAAAGACTAAAGGACGCATCAAGGCGGAACAGGTGGTGCGGTTTTTGTTAGAGGATGTGCGAGCGGGGTTGCAGGACAAACTACGACAACTGCAAGGGAATGTTTGTGTGGTAGTAGATGCCAAGGAACAAAGTGACCTCGATCGGTTTGCCCAGGATGTTTTGACTGTCAGTGCAGAAGGCAAGCGCTTTTTGTTTCGGAGTGCCGCTAGTTTGCTGACGGCTTTGGCGCAGTTACCCCCCCAACCTATTGCCCCAGAGGAGATGGGAAGGCATGTCAATAGCACGGGAGTGATACTAGTGGGTTCTCACGTCAAAAAGACGACGACCCAATTGGCAGCTCTCCTGGAGTTGAACTCAGTGCAACCAATTCCAGTACAAGTGGAACGTCTTTTACACAATGAATTTGCCTCATTGCAGCAGGAAGTTTTGGAAAAAGTACAAACCAGCCTACAGCAAGGCTTGACACCTGTTATCTTCACCAGTCGGCAAGAAATTACCTTTACTGACTTAGCAGCAAGACTAGCTTTTGGGGAAAGAGTGTCAGATTTACTGATGGCGATTGTGGCTAACTTGCCCCCTGGCATTGGCTTTCTTATCAGTAAGGGCGGCATCACTTCCAACGATGTTTTGAGCAAGGGTCTGGCTTTGCGGGCAGTGCGTCTACTGGGGCAAATTCTACCTGGGGTGTCAGTGGTGCGCACAGATTCCCACCATCCCCGCTTCCCGAACTTACCTGTAGTGCTCTTCCCTGGCAATGTGGGCGATCGGGACAGTCTGGTCACCGTCTATCAACGTCTCAGTGGTCGCTCAGACCCTCCCAACTCGCAAGATCGGGAAACACCTGGGCAATGA